One region of Rattus norvegicus strain BN/NHsdMcwi chromosome 13, GRCr8, whole genome shotgun sequence genomic DNA includes:
- the Il20 gene encoding interleukin-20, producing the protein MRGFRLAFGLFSVVGFLLWTPLTGLKTLHLGSCVITANLQAIQKEFSEIRHSVQAEDENIDVRILRTTESLKDTKLSDRCCFLRHLVRFYLDRVFKVYQTPDHHTLRKISSLANSFLIIKKDLSVCHSHMACHCGEEAMEKYNQILSHFTELELQAAVVKALGELGILLRWMEEML; encoded by the exons ATGAGAGGCTTTCGTCTTGCCTTTGGACTGTTCTCCGTTGTGGGTTTTCTTCTCTGGACTCCTTTAACTGGGCTCAAGACCCTTCATTTGGGAAGCTGTGTAATCACTGCAAACCTACAGGCGATACAAAAggaattttctgagattcggcatAGTGTG CAAGCTGAAGATGAAAATATCGACGTCAGGATTTTAAGGACGACTGAGTCCCTGAAAGACACAAAG CTTTCGGATAGGTGCTGCTTTCTCCGCCATCTAGTGAGGTTCTATCTGGACAGGGTGTTCAAAGTCTACCAGACCCCTGACCATCATACCCTGCGAAAGATCAGCAGCCTCGCCAATTCTTTTCTTATCATCAAGAAGGACCTCTCAGTCTGT cattctCACATGGCATGTCATTGTGGCGAAGAAGCAATGGAGAAATACAACCAAATTCTCAGTCATTTCACAGag CTTGAGCTCCAGGCAGCCGTGGTGAAGGCTTTGGGGGAACTAGGCATTCTTCTGAGATGGATGGAGGAGATGTTATAG